One genomic window of Microtus ochrogaster isolate Prairie Vole_2 chromosome 14 unlocalized genomic scaffold, MicOch1.0 chr14_random_2, whole genome shotgun sequence includes the following:
- the LOC101988287 gene encoding immunoglobulin-binding protein 1b-like, whose translation MASEQELQTPRLPDLLETGRQLLEEVEASTQPMGSRLIQDKVTRALELLAKASDMLLQLEMFSRNEDWEEIASADLKYLMLPALKGALTLKLVDTTHRVNHLQQARDHFMNFLTQSHNYHLADFQLPWGQSSSQESNQPPSAIPEPNLVAMASQRQAKIQRYKQNKAVEQKLAALKSAVESGQADDERVREYYLLQLRRWINISLDEIESIDQELEILRERDSSSEASASRLPPQERPPIKPFVLTRSVAQAQVFGAGYPSLATMTVNDWYEQQQKCEVLPSSEKEVKKQAPPPDSHRVSQQEEEPELEQKEEEEDEDALHRMQQWDDWKDTHPRGYGNRQNMG comes from the coding sequence ATGGCATCTGAGCAGGAGCTGCAGACTCCGAGGCTTCCGGACTTGCTGGAAACCGGCAGACAACTTCTGGAGGAGGTAGAAGCCTCAACGCAACCCATGGGCTCCAGGCTAATCCAGGATAAGGTAACGAGGGCCTTGGAACTCCTGGCAAAAGCCTCGGACATGTTATTGCAGCTCGAAATGTTCAGCAGGAACGAAGATTGGGAGGAGATTGCTTCCGCTGACCTCAAATACCTGATGCTGCCGGCCCTGAAGGGCGCGCTCACACTGAAGCTGGTGGACACCACACATCGCGTCAACCACCTGCAGCAGGCTCGAGACCACTTCATGAACTTCCTAACCCAGAGCCACAACTACCACTTGGCAGATTTTCAGCTGCCCTGGGGCCAGAGCAGCTCCCAGGAAAGCAACCAGCCCCCTTCAGCCATCCCGGAGCCCAACCTCGTTGCCATGGCATCCCAGAGGCAGGCCAAAATCCAGAGGTACAAGCAGAATAAGGCGGTGGAGCAGAAGCTGGCTGCCCTGAAGTCAGCAGTGGAGAGTGGTCAGGCTGATGACGAGCGTGTGCGGGAATATTACCTCCTTCAGCTGCGCAGGTGGATCAACATCAGCTTGGATGAGATCGAGAGCATCGACCAGGAGTTAGAGATCCTGAGGGAAAGAGACTCCTCCAGTGAAGCATCAGCTTCTCGTTTGCCTCCTCAGGAGAGACCTCCAATAAAACCCTTTGTCCTCACTCGGAGCGTTGCCCAAGCACAAGTCTTTGGAGCTGGGTACCCAAGTCTGGCGACTATGACGGTGAACGACTGGTATGAGCAGCAGCAGAAATGTGAGGTTTTACCGTCATCAGAAAAGGAAGTCAAAAAGCAAGCACCACCACCTGATTCCCACAGAGTGTCTCAGCAAGAAGAAGAGCCGGAGCTGgagcaaaaggaagaagaggaagatgaggatgcCCTCCACAGGATGCAGCAGTGGGATGACTGGAAGGACACCCATCCTAGGGGCTATGGCAACCGACAGAACATGGGCTAA